From a region of the Enterobacter sp. JBIWA008 genome:
- the moeB gene encoding molybdopterin-synthase adenylyltransferase MoeB, whose product MTVELSDQEMMRYNRQIVLRGFDFEGQEALKAASVLVVGLGGLGCAATQYLAAAGVGRMTLLDFDTVSVSNLQRQTLHSDATVGQPKVDSARTALARINPNCEFTLIDAMLDDDALSAQITQHNLVLDCTDNVAVRNQLNAGCFAHKIPLVSGAAIRMEGQISVFTYAKGEPCYRCLSRLFGENALTCVEAGVMAPLVGVIGSLQAMEAIKVLAHYGAPAAGKIVMYDAMTCQFREMKLMRNPGCEVCGG is encoded by the coding sequence ATGACGGTGGAGCTGAGCGACCAGGAGATGATGCGCTACAACCGCCAGATTGTGCTGCGCGGGTTTGATTTCGAAGGCCAGGAAGCGCTTAAGGCAGCAAGCGTGCTGGTTGTCGGGCTCGGCGGTCTTGGCTGCGCCGCCACGCAGTATCTTGCCGCGGCGGGCGTGGGCAGGATGACGCTGCTGGATTTCGATACCGTATCGGTGTCCAACCTGCAGCGCCAGACGCTGCACAGCGATGCGACGGTTGGCCAGCCGAAAGTGGACTCTGCCCGCACGGCGCTGGCACGCATTAACCCTAATTGTGAATTCACCCTGATTGACGCGATGCTGGATGACGACGCGCTGTCCGCGCAGATTACTCAGCACAACCTGGTGCTGGACTGCACCGATAACGTAGCCGTCCGTAACCAGCTGAACGCGGGCTGTTTTGCCCACAAAATCCCGCTGGTCTCAGGCGCGGCGATCCGCATGGAGGGGCAAATTAGCGTCTTCACTTACGCGAAAGGCGAACCCTGCTACCGCTGCCTGAGCCGCCTGTTCGGCGAGAATGCGCTGACCTGCGTTGAGGCGGGCGTGATGGCGCCGCTGGTCGGCGTGATTGGCTCACTGCAGGCGATGGAAGCGATCAAAGTCCTGGCGCACTACGGCGCGCCAGCCGCGGGGAAAATCGTCATGTATGACGCGATGACCTGCCAGTTCCGCGAGATGAAGCTGATGCGTAATCCTGGGTGTGAGGTTTGCGGAGGTTAA
- the moeA gene encoding molybdopterin molybdotransferase MoeA, which produces MDFTAGLMPLETALTQMLDRVSPLHDVETLPLVRCFGRIAARDIVSPMNVPGFDNSAMDGYAVRLADLQTGNALPVAGKAFAGQPFSGEWPAGTCVRIMTGAPVPAGCDAVVMQEETEQTDDGVRFTANVKAGQNIRRTGEDITLGATVFAAGQKLTVAELPVLASLGIADIDVIRKVRVAVFSTGDELQLPGQPLQDGQIYDTNRLAVHLMLEQLGCEVINLSIIPDDPEKLRAAFVEADNAADVVISSGGVSVGEADYTKTLLEELGEIAFWKLAIKPGKPFAFGKLPHGWFCGLPGNPVSAALTFYQLAIPLLAKLSGNSASPLPERQRVRAATRLKKSPGRLDFQRGILARNADGELEVSTTGHQGSHIFSSFSQGNCFIVLERERGNVEAGEWVEVERFNHLFGG; this is translated from the coding sequence ATGGATTTTACCGCCGGACTGATGCCGCTTGAGACGGCACTCACGCAGATGCTTGACCGAGTTTCCCCGCTGCATGACGTTGAGACGCTGCCCCTCGTGCGCTGTTTTGGCCGTATTGCCGCACGCGATATCGTCTCGCCGATGAACGTGCCGGGGTTTGATAACTCCGCGATGGACGGTTACGCGGTACGCCTGGCGGATCTCCAGACGGGTAACGCCCTGCCGGTGGCGGGTAAAGCCTTTGCGGGTCAGCCGTTTAGCGGTGAATGGCCTGCGGGCACCTGCGTGCGCATCATGACCGGCGCGCCGGTTCCGGCCGGCTGCGACGCCGTGGTAATGCAGGAAGAGACCGAACAGACCGACGACGGCGTGCGTTTTACCGCGAACGTTAAAGCGGGCCAGAACATCCGCCGCACGGGCGAAGATATCACGCTTGGGGCGACGGTCTTTGCCGCCGGGCAAAAGCTGACGGTGGCGGAGCTGCCGGTGCTGGCCTCGCTCGGCATCGCGGACATCGACGTTATCCGTAAAGTGCGCGTCGCCGTTTTCTCCACCGGCGACGAGCTGCAGCTTCCGGGCCAGCCGCTGCAGGACGGCCAGATATACGACACCAACCGCCTGGCGGTACACCTGATGCTGGAGCAGCTTGGCTGCGAAGTGATCAACCTCAGCATCATTCCTGACGATCCGGAAAAACTGCGCGCCGCGTTTGTCGAGGCGGATAACGCAGCCGACGTGGTCATCAGCTCCGGCGGCGTCTCCGTGGGCGAAGCGGATTACACCAAAACCCTTCTTGAAGAACTGGGCGAAATCGCCTTCTGGAAGCTGGCGATTAAGCCGGGCAAGCCGTTCGCGTTTGGCAAGCTTCCACACGGCTGGTTCTGCGGCCTGCCGGGTAATCCGGTCTCGGCGGCACTCACCTTCTACCAGCTGGCGATCCCGCTGCTGGCGAAGCTTTCCGGCAACAGCGCCAGCCCGCTGCCAGAACGCCAGCGCGTACGTGCCGCCACGCGCCTGAAAAAATCGCCGGGCCGCCTCGATTTCCAGCGCGGCATCCTGGCGCGCAACGCGGACGGAGAGCTAGAAGTGAGCACCACCGGGCACCAGGGCTCGCATATCTTCAGCTCCTTCAGCCAGGGTAACTGCTTTATCGTCCTGGAGCGCGAGCGCGGCAATGTGGAAGCCGGTGAATGGGTTGAGGTCGAGCGCTTTAACCACCTGTTCGGAGGCTGA
- the iaaA gene encoding beta-aspartyl-peptidase, producing MVNAVIAIHGGAGAITRAQLSPEQEKRYIDALYAIVETGQKMLEAGESALDVVTEAVRLLEECPLFNAGIGSVFTRDETHELDACVMDGVTLKAGAVAGVSHLRNPVLAARLVMEESPHVLLTGAGAEAFAFEHGMEPVSPDLFSTEERYQQLLDARTAGMTQLDHAAPLDETTKMGTVGAVALDKAGNLAAATSTGGITNKLPGRVGDSPLPGAGCYANNATAAVSCTGTGEVFIRALAAYDITALMDYGGLSLSEACERVVMEKLPALGGVGGLIAVDREGNVALPFNSEGMYRAWGYAGDEPSTGIYRE from the coding sequence ATGGTTAATGCGGTAATTGCAATTCATGGTGGCGCCGGGGCAATCACCCGAGCACAGCTCAGTCCCGAGCAGGAAAAGCGCTATATCGACGCGCTGTACGCCATTGTGGAAACGGGCCAGAAAATGCTGGAAGCGGGCGAAAGCGCGCTGGACGTGGTCACCGAGGCGGTGCGCCTGCTGGAAGAGTGCCCGCTATTTAATGCGGGGATCGGTTCGGTCTTTACCCGGGATGAAACGCACGAGCTGGATGCCTGCGTGATGGACGGCGTCACCCTGAAAGCGGGCGCCGTGGCGGGCGTGAGCCATCTGCGCAATCCTGTGCTGGCCGCGCGTCTGGTGATGGAGGAGAGTCCGCACGTGCTGCTGACGGGGGCCGGGGCGGAGGCGTTTGCCTTCGAGCACGGAATGGAACCGGTATCGCCGGATCTGTTTTCCACCGAGGAGCGCTATCAGCAGCTGCTGGACGCCCGTACAGCGGGTATGACGCAGCTTGACCATGCAGCGCCGCTCGATGAAACCACCAAAATGGGCACGGTCGGCGCGGTGGCGCTGGATAAGGCCGGAAACCTCGCGGCGGCGACGTCAACTGGCGGCATTACCAACAAGCTGCCCGGGCGCGTCGGTGATAGCCCCCTGCCGGGTGCCGGCTGCTATGCCAATAACGCGACGGCGGCAGTGTCGTGTACCGGAACCGGGGAAGTGTTTATCCGCGCCCTCGCGGCCTACGACATTACCGCGCTGATGGATTACGGCGGTTTAAGCCTCAGTGAAGCCTGCGAGCGCGTGGTGATGGAGAAACTGCCTGCCCTGGGCGGCGTCGGCGGACTCATTGCGGTGGATCGTGAGGGCAACGTGGCTTTGCCGTTCAACAGCGAAGGCATGTACCGGGCCTGGGGTTATGCCGGTGATGAACCGAGCACGGGTATCTATCGTGAATAA